One window of Triticum dicoccoides isolate Atlit2015 ecotype Zavitan chromosome 5A, WEW_v2.0, whole genome shotgun sequence genomic DNA carries:
- the LOC119303227 gene encoding cytochrome P450 81Q32-like, producing the protein MDKAYIAVLSFAFLFLLHYILGKKSNGSKGAAHLPPSPPAVPFLGHLHLVEKPLHAALCRLGARYGSVFSLRLGARNAVVVSSPACARECFTDHDVAFANRPQFPSQMLVSYGGTSLVSSSYGPHWRNLRRVAAVRLLSAHRVAGMSGVIAAEVRAMARRLCRAAAACPARVELKRSLFELSLSVLMETIARTKGTRSEADGDTDMSLEAQEFKQVVDEIIPLIGAANVWDYLPVMRWLDVSGVRSRILATVSRRDAFLHRLIDAERRRMEEGGDEGEKKSMIAVLLTLQKTEPELYTDQMIIALCANMFVAGTETTSSTIEWAMSLLLNHPAALNKVQAEMDASIGTSRMVTADDVPRLSYLQCIISETLRLYPAAPLLLPHESSADCKVGGYDVPSGTMLIVNAYAIHRDPAVWEDPTAFRPERFEDGMGDGLLLMPFGMGRRRCPGEALALQTVGVVLGTLVQCFDWERVDGVEVDMTEGVGITMPKAVALEAVCRPRAAMRDVLQKL; encoded by the exons ATGGATAAGGCATACATTGCCGTCCTCTCCTTCGCCTTCCTCTTCCTGCTCCACTACATTCTGGGCAAGAAGAGCAATGGCAGCAAGGGCGCCGCGCACCTCCCGCCGAGCCCCCCGGCCGTCCCGTTCCTCGGCCACCTCCACCTCGTGGAGAAGCCGCTGCACGCCGCGCTGTGCCGCCTCGGGGCGCGCTACGGCTCGGTCTTCTCGCTGCGGCTCGGCGCGCGCAACGCCGTGGTGGTCTCCTCGCCGGCGTGCGCCAGGGAGTGCTTCACGGACCACGACGTGGCCTTCGCCAACCGGCCCCAGTTCCCCTCGCAGATGCTCGTCTCCTACGGCGGCACCTCGCTCGTCAGCTCCAGCTACGGCCCGCACTGGCGCAACCTCCGCCGCGTCGCCGCCGTGCGGCTGCTCTCCGCGCACCGCGTCGCCGGCATGTCGGGCGTCATCGCCGCCGAGGTGCGCGCCATGGCGCGCCGCCTGTGCCGCGCCGCCGCGGCGTGCCCCGCCCGGGTGGAGCTCAAGCGGAGCCTCTTCGAGCTCTCCCTCAGCGTGCTCATGGAGACCATCGCGCGGACCAAGGGGACCCGGTCGGAGGCGGACGGCGACACGGACATGTCCCTGGAGGCGCAGGAGTTCAAGCAGGTGGTGGACGAGATCATCCCGCTCATCGGCGCCGCCAACGTGTGGGACTACCTGCCGGTGATGCGGTGGCTCGACGTGTCCGGCGTGAGGAGCCGGATCCTGGCCACGGTGAGCAGGAGGGACGCCTTCCTCCATCGGCTCATCGACGCCGAGCGGCGgaggatggaggagggcggcgacgaGGGCGAGAAGAAGAGCATGATCGCCGTGCTCCTCACTCTGCAGAAGACAGAGCCGGAGCTGTACACTGATCAGATGATCATTGCTCTGTGTGCG AATATGTTTGTGGCCGGAACGGAGACCACCTCAAGCACGATCGAATGGGCGATGTCGCTCCTGCTGAACCACCCGGCGGCGCTCAACAAGGTCCAGGCCGAGATGGACGCGTCCATCGGGACCTCCCGCATGGTCACCGCCGATGACGTTCCCCGCCTCAGCTACCTCCAGTGCATCATCAGCGAGACGCTACGCCTGTACCCGGcggcgccgctgctgctgccgcacgAGTCCTCCGCCGACTGCAAGGTCGGTGGCTACGACGTGCCGAGCGGCACGATGCTGATCGTGAACGCGTACGCCATCCACAGGGACCCGGCCGTGTGGGAGGACCCGACGGCGTTCCGGCCAGAGCGGTTCGAGGACGGCATGGGCGACGGGCTGCTGCTGATGCCGTTCGGGATGGGCCGGCGAAGGTGCCCCGGCGAGGCGCTGGCGCTGCAGACGGTCGGGGTGGTTCTCGGGACGCTGGTGCAGTGCTTCGACTGGGAACGGGTGGACGGGGTGGAGGTGGACATGACGGAGGGGGTCGGGATCACCATGCCCAAGGCCGTGGCTTTGGAGGCCGTGTGTAGGCCGCGCGCGGCCATGCGCGATGTCCTTCAAAAGCTCTGA